Within the Candidatus Woesearchaeota archaeon genome, the region ATACGTCTTCCTCACGCAAGGAAACAAACTCCCCTACGCAGAAGACGACGGGTCTGGCTGGCGAGGGCAGACGTTCCTCCTCGCAAAGTTCAAACTCCACCCTCCCCTGCCCAGGCCTGACCGGTACGCCATCACGAAATGGACGGCAGCCACGCCACACTCTGGCTTCGTCTACCACTACCCTGTCTTCAAAGGCGACCACACCTCCCCTGCAGGAAGCACGCCTCTTGCAAGGGATATTGCCACCGCCGCCGACAAACTCACCAAGGGCGGACTCTCCTGCTGGGACAACCAAGCCGCAGCCCCATAAAAAAAAGCCTTTCTTCAAGCACAGACGTTTTCTTCTGGGAAAGCAGAGAAAGCAAAAGGTTTAAATACACAAAGCGGGGGCGAGAGGTGTATGCTCAAAGCGTTACGCGGCCTGGTTAATAAAGTCTTCAGAAATCTCTTTAAAAACAGAAAAGACATCAAACTCGGCCTCTACGGCCCCCCTAACGGAGGGAAAACCACCCTCGCCAACAAGATCTGCAAAGACTGGCTTGGGGAAGAGATGGGCAGCGTCTCGAGCGTCGCCCACGAGACCCGCGAAATACAAATCAAGGAGCAAGTCACCATTAAGAGCAAGGGCAAAGAACTCACGTTCAACCTCGTCGACACGCCGGGCATTGCCACCCGCATTGATTACGAAGACTTCCTCAAAGCAAAGATGAGTGAAGACGAGGCCAAAAAGCGCGCCAAGGAAGCAACCAAGGGCGTCATTGACGCCATCAAGTGGCTCGACGACATGGACTGCGTCATCGTCGTCCTCGACGCGACAAAAGACCCCTACTCCCAAGTTAACATCACCATCCTCGGAAACTTGGAGGCAAGAAAAGTCCCGGTCCTTATCGTCGCCAACAAAATCGACCTCAAAAAAGCAGACATCAAAAAAGTCCAGGCGGCCTTCCCACAATACGAGGTCATCGGCATCTCAGCAAAATACGGAAAAAACATCGAGGAGTTCTACGAAAAACTCTTCGAACTCACAAAACAATAATACACACGTGAATAGACCTAAACAAAGAAAAGCGAGAAGCAACAACACGACAAGGCCAGCACCATGATAACCCTCCAGTTCATCCCTCACGTCGAAATTGAACGCCTCAGCTCAGCAGATCGTATCAGCAAGCTCCTCCACTCCGTTAAGGAAAGCAAAATCGTCCTGCTCGAAGGCAGGCTCAAGCCCCACGAAGAAGCAGAACTCATCAGGAAAACCATGGAGGAAATCGACGACAGCTTCAAAGGAATCGAACTCAGCGTCATTTATCCTGAACGAAAAGACGACCCCATCATCAAGCGCCTTCGCAACACCCTCGTCAACCTCCTCTTAGGAAACCGCACCGGCTTTACCATCATCGGCCCTGCAAAAATCGTCAAGAAAATCAAGCAAGACCCTGACAAAATCCAGCTCATCACTGAAGACTCTGTCCAGCGAGGATCAAAGAAAAAATAGAAAAAAATAACGTACTATGCCACACCAATGCGTCAAGTGCGGAACCCTCTTCCCTGACGGCTCCAAGGAAATCCTCCAAGGCTGCTCTCACTGCTCTGGAAAATTCTTCTTCTTCATCAGAAAAGAACGCTTTGAAGAACTCAAAAACCGACAATCACAACTCACCAAGAAAGAAAAAGAACAAATCGAAAAAGACGTCTACGACCTCATCGGAGACACCATTGACAAAGAAAAACCAATCGTGCTCGACATCGAAAGCGTCAACGTTCTCAAACCAGGCGTTTTCGAACTCGACCTGGTCAACCTCTTCAAAAAAAAGCAACCGCTCATCTACCGCCTCGAAGACGGCAAGTACATGATCGACCTCGTCGAAACGTTCCAAAAAATGAGAAACAACTAAACACGCCCGCCCCGAGGGAACGTTTTCTCTTCTTCACCCGCCGCCTTCAATCCTCGTCGCCAAAACACGCCTTTTCATGCGGCGCTCCTTCCTCGTACTTCTCCAGCGCTTCAACTACTTCTTCGTATTTTT harbors:
- a CDS encoding GTP-binding protein produces the protein MLKALRGLVNKVFRNLFKNRKDIKLGLYGPPNGGKTTLANKICKDWLGEEMGSVSSVAHETREIQIKEQVTIKSKGKELTFNLVDTPGIATRIDYEDFLKAKMSEDEAKKRAKEATKGVIDAIKWLDDMDCVIVVLDATKDPYSQVNITILGNLEARKVPVLIVANKIDLKKADIKKVQAAFPQYEVIGISAKYGKNIEEFYEKLFELTKQ
- a CDS encoding DUF2073 domain-containing protein, translating into MITLQFIPHVEIERLSSADRISKLLHSVKESKIVLLEGRLKPHEEAELIRKTMEEIDDSFKGIELSVIYPERKDDPIIKRLRNTLVNLLLGNRTGFTIIGPAKIVKKIKQDPDKIQLITEDSVQRGSKKK